The Marinicella rhabdoformis sequence TTCCGCAACACAAATAAACTGTGTTGATCCACTGTGTACATATGAAATAAATCATACTGCATGCGGCCAACAATTTTTCCAAATACTGGCAGGTATAAGCCCAATACACCCAAGGCATTCATTAAACTCAGTTGACTGTATACCAAATCTTTTTGTTTGAATACAGTTAAAAATTTATCCTTAATTTCTGGGTCAGCTCTGAATTGGTCATCAATCACATGTAATGATTGGCTCAAATAACGCAGGGTATTGGCACGGATTCCTGCAGTTTCTGGGTGTTGTTGATAACACAGAAACAGGTCCATAATAGCCGCTGGTTTTTTGATGAACAACTGTGGCTTTTGAGCTTCTATATAGTGGTTAATGATAACGAAATCTTCATTCAGTTCAATGATATTCTTGTCTTCGTCATTTTGTAAAATGTTTTCTTTGAACAGTTGTAGCAAACGCATGTTCAACAATTCCAGCTGCATCGCATTGCGGTAATGACTTTGCATGAACTTTTCTACTGCCAGCGAATCTTCATCATCTTGATAGCCAAAAATCGCTGCCAACTTTTTTTGATACTCAAACAAGATGCGATCTTCTTTTCTGCCAGCCAATAAATGCAAGGCAAAACGAATCTTCCAAAGTTTTCGCTGTCCCCTTTGTAAACTGATATATTCATCTGGTAACAAAAAACCCACATCAACCAAGCCATGCATGGTGCGCACATGAAAATGCCGCTGTGCCACCCAAGTGATCATTTGAATATCCCGCAATCCCCCTTGGCCTTCTTTGATGTTGGGTTCTAGATTATAAGCAGTATCACCACACTTTTTATGTCTCAACCCTTGCTCTTTGTATTTGGCTTGAAAAAAGTCTCGGCCAGACCAAATGATGTCATCACTGCACTGGCGTATCATGTCATCAAATAAGGTTACACAACCCGTCATGAAACGCGCTTCCATTAAATTGGTGGCCACTGTAACGTCATTATCAGCTAAAGTCACTGACTCGGCCACTGTCCGCACGGCATGCCCCACATCCAAACCCAAGTCCCAAAGATCTTGAATAAACTGTGCCACCTGAGATTGGGGTAATTCACCATCAAAAAGTATCAACAAATCCACATCAGAATGCGGCTGCATTTCCCCCCGACCGAAACCACCAACGGCAACCAAACTGAGTCCCTTATAACCAGCCAAGCCTTGCCGCCAAAAAAACAAAACGAACTGTTCTACCACCCAGGCACGGGTATGAACCAATCGAGAAATGTTTTGCCATTGATAAAAGTGTTCATTGAGCTTTTCATCGGCAGCTGCCAACACTTTTTTTAAAACAAAAGCCTGCGAGGAGACGTCAGTGGTTACATTGGCACCGGCCATGATAGACAATGACAACACATCAAAG is a genomic window containing:
- the glnD gene encoding [protein-PII] uridylyltransferase, which encodes MALLAPPDHADDYFDVLSLSIMAGANVTTDVSSQAFVLKKVLAAADEKLNEHFYQWQNISRLVHTRAWVVEQFVLFFWRQGLAGYKGLSLVAVGGFGRGEMQPHSDVDLLILFDGELPQSQVAQFIQDLWDLGLDVGHAVRTVAESVTLADNDVTVATNLMEARFMTGCVTLFDDMIRQCSDDIIWSGRDFFQAKYKEQGLRHKKCGDTAYNLEPNIKEGQGGLRDIQMITWVAQRHFHVRTMHGLVDVGFLLPDEYISLQRGQRKLWKIRFALHLLAGRKEDRILFEYQKKLAAIFGYQDDEDSLAVEKFMQSHYRNAMQLELLNMRLLQLFKENILQNDEDKNIIELNEDFVIINHYIEAQKPQLFIKKPAAIMDLFLCYQQHPETAGIRANTLRYLSQSLHVIDDQFRADPEIKDKFLTVFKQKDLVYSQLSLMNALGVLGLYLPVFGKIVGRMQYDLFHMYTVDQHSLFVLRNIRRIIRDSNPHVLAHDVAQSFDAPYVLCLAGFFHDIAKGRGGDHAELGAVEADIFAVEFGLPEHDKSLLVWLVKYHLIMSVVAQKQDISDVAVISNFAELVQDQRHLDALYVLTIADISGTDPKLWNSYKDSLLSELYQRTSQYLDSSGPTDQVAQSKTEALEMLDDDKHKIIQTLWQDIPDKFFDYTSVDQIALISDAIANNNNQETVCITDQHDDGFEVVIYGKDHKGLFHHVVQLLTQYQINIVNARIYSGKQAHVMDSFHCLGEYDDDLLVSLTAQLLEVLKSQNYEVLVPQHRSDRREQHFSVATEISFTRGRSDFESRMEIKCADQQGLLANITACFLLHDIEVHAAKIATFGHQAEDVFWLSHDNKALSKDKASQLMVELNQALSDD